Proteins encoded in a region of the Streptomyces sp. NBC_01298 genome:
- a CDS encoding sensor histidine kinase, translating to MTAPPSPPTPGVRTLTPVSRVLRLCLHALLFGLLALAAGRAVADSAPRAGWVVAACALLAAVYVAGVRTPVVHSSARAGAVWLAGLCAAWAALLVVSPDGLWIAFPLYFLELHLLRLRWGVAAVAATAAAAIGGFLAHSSAVTPGAFLGPLLGGAVAVATVLGYQALYRESERRRELIEELITTRAELAAAERGAGILAERERLAREIHDTLAQGLSSIQLLLRAAERSLPEDSAALPHIGRAREAAQENLAEARRFVRALTPPDLEHGSLPAALERLCSGAPGPRVRFSLSGTPRPLPTPYEVALLRIAQSALANVVRHAGAGRAEITLTFMDSSVTLDIVDDGKGFDPTSAPSGEGGFGLPAMRSRAETLSGLFTVESAPGQGTAVAVTLPLPAEALS from the coding sequence CGGTCTCCCGCGTCCTGCGGCTGTGCCTGCACGCCCTGCTCTTCGGCCTGCTCGCCCTCGCCGCCGGGCGGGCCGTCGCCGACTCCGCGCCGCGCGCGGGCTGGGTGGTCGCGGCCTGCGCGCTCCTGGCCGCCGTGTACGTCGCGGGCGTACGGACCCCCGTGGTGCACAGCTCGGCGCGCGCCGGGGCGGTGTGGCTGGCGGGATTGTGCGCCGCCTGGGCCGCGCTGCTGGTGGTCTCCCCCGACGGGCTGTGGATCGCCTTCCCGCTGTACTTCCTGGAGCTGCACCTGCTGCGGCTGCGCTGGGGCGTGGCGGCCGTCGCGGCGACGGCGGCCGCGGCGATCGGGGGCTTCCTGGCGCACAGCAGCGCGGTGACCCCGGGGGCTTTCCTCGGGCCGCTGCTGGGCGGCGCCGTGGCGGTGGCGACCGTACTGGGCTACCAGGCGCTGTACCGGGAGAGCGAGCGGCGCCGCGAGCTGATCGAGGAGCTCATCACGACCCGGGCCGAGCTGGCCGCGGCCGAACGGGGCGCCGGGATCCTGGCGGAGCGGGAGCGCCTGGCCCGGGAGATCCACGACACCCTCGCCCAGGGCCTGTCCTCCATCCAGCTGCTCCTGCGGGCCGCGGAGCGCAGCCTGCCCGAGGACTCGGCGGCCCTTCCGCACATCGGCCGGGCCCGGGAGGCCGCGCAGGAGAACCTCGCCGAGGCGCGTCGCTTCGTACGGGCCCTCACGCCTCCGGACCTGGAGCACGGGTCCCTGCCGGCCGCGCTGGAACGACTGTGCTCGGGAGCGCCGGGCCCCCGGGTCCGCTTCTCCCTGAGCGGCACCCCGCGCCCCCTCCCCACGCCCTATGAGGTGGCGCTGCTGCGGATCGCGCAGTCCGCGCTGGCCAATGTGGTGCGGCACGCGGGGGCCGGGCGCGCCGAGATCACCCTGACCTTCATGGACTCCTCGGTGACCCTGGACATCGTCGACGACGGCAAGGGCTTCGACCCCACGTCCGCGCCCTCCGGCGAGGGCGGCTTCGGACTGCCCGCGATGCGCTCGCGCGCCGAGACGCTCAGCGGCCTGTTCACGGTCGAATCCGCCCCCGGCCAGGGCACCGCCGTGGCCGTCACCCTTCCCCTGCCCGCGGAGGCCCTGTCATGA
- a CDS encoding response regulator transcription factor — translation MTIRLLLADDHPVVRAGLRAVLDTEPDFEVVAEAATAERAVELAASAGVDVVLMDLQFGPGGGMHGSAATALITAGSPSPRVLVLTTYDTDADILAAVEAGASGYLLKDAPPEELAAAVRTAAAGQSALAPAVALRLMDRMRTPAEALTKRELEVLQLVADGLSNQQISKQLFLSQATVKSHLVHIYAKLGVDSRTSAVAAAATRRLIRTP, via the coding sequence ATGACCATCCGGCTGCTCCTCGCCGACGACCACCCGGTGGTCCGGGCCGGGCTGCGCGCGGTGCTGGACACGGAGCCGGACTTCGAAGTGGTGGCGGAGGCGGCGACGGCGGAACGCGCGGTGGAGCTGGCCGCCTCCGCCGGGGTCGACGTGGTCCTGATGGACCTCCAGTTCGGCCCCGGCGGCGGCATGCACGGCTCGGCGGCCACGGCCCTGATCACGGCCGGGTCCCCGTCCCCCCGGGTCCTGGTCCTGACCACGTACGACACCGACGCGGACATCCTGGCGGCGGTGGAGGCGGGTGCTTCGGGCTACCTCCTCAAGGACGCCCCGCCGGAGGAACTGGCGGCGGCGGTCCGCACCGCGGCGGCCGGCCAGTCGGCGCTGGCCCCGGCGGTGGCGCTGCGCCTGATGGACCGCATGCGGACCCCGGCGGAGGCCCTGACCAAGCGGGAGCTGGAGGTCCTCCAACTGGTCGCGGACGGCCTGTCGAACCAGCAGATCTCCAAACAGCTCTTCCTGAGCCAGGCCACGGTCAAATCCCACCTGGTCCACATCTACGCGAAACTGGGCGTCGACTCCCGCACCTCGGCAGTAGCCGCGGCGGCGACCCGCCGCCTGATCCGGACGCCGTAG
- the yczR gene encoding MocR-like transcription factor YczR, whose translation MANGRVVQTADRTIGSRQLAALLPAEVRARPGYRALADAVRTLILDGRIALHVRLPAERELAEAVGASRATVTGAYDLLRESGYVRSRRGSGTWTELPEGHRPVGAHAIVGAGGYQADGDPGIDLAIAAMGAAEDTLTDAVAWAAPRLPAFARSPGYHPFGLPDLRTAIAERFTRRGLATRPEQILVTAGAQQAFALVVSLLCRPGDRVMTENPTYANALDALRHARLRTGSIAVSDAGWDLEIAESALRQTVPRLAYVIPDFHNPTGALMPEEQRLRLLEATRRTGTWLVVDETIADIALDVPAPAPTASLAPRGGADHVVTIGSLSKTHWGGLRVGWIRATAKMITELTAVRVAVDMTGSVLDQLVALPLLEGLERTLPARLEQVRGQRAALIASLERHTPEWSWQVPPGGLSLWVDLGEPVSSALADRAAAAGVNIGRGARFGVDPGTFEHRLRIPYTLPAQWLDEGVRRLAEAFHGGVPLPSAVERPYWVA comes from the coding sequence ATGGCAAACGGGCGAGTGGTCCAGACGGCGGACAGAACGATCGGCAGCCGCCAGCTCGCGGCCCTGCTCCCGGCGGAGGTACGGGCCCGCCCCGGGTACCGGGCCCTGGCCGACGCCGTCCGCACCCTGATCCTCGACGGCCGGATCGCCCTGCACGTGCGGCTGCCCGCCGAACGCGAACTCGCCGAGGCGGTCGGCGCCAGCCGGGCCACCGTCACCGGCGCCTACGACCTCCTGCGCGAGAGCGGCTACGTCCGCAGCCGCCGCGGTTCCGGCACCTGGACCGAGCTCCCCGAAGGACACCGGCCGGTCGGCGCGCACGCCATCGTCGGCGCCGGCGGCTACCAGGCCGACGGCGACCCCGGCATCGACCTCGCCATCGCCGCCATGGGCGCCGCCGAGGACACCCTCACCGACGCCGTGGCCTGGGCCGCGCCCAGGCTCCCGGCCTTCGCCCGCAGCCCCGGCTACCACCCCTTCGGGCTGCCCGACCTGCGGACCGCCATCGCGGAGCGGTTCACCCGCCGGGGACTGGCGACCCGCCCGGAGCAGATCCTCGTCACCGCGGGCGCGCAGCAGGCCTTCGCCCTGGTGGTGAGCCTGCTGTGCCGGCCCGGCGACCGGGTGATGACCGAGAACCCGACCTACGCCAACGCCCTGGACGCCCTGCGCCACGCGCGGCTGCGCACCGGGTCGATCGCGGTCTCCGACGCGGGCTGGGACCTGGAGATCGCCGAGTCCGCGCTGCGCCAGACCGTGCCGAGGCTCGCCTACGTGATCCCCGACTTCCACAACCCGACGGGCGCGCTGATGCCGGAGGAGCAGCGGCTGCGCCTGCTGGAGGCGACCCGGCGGACCGGGACCTGGCTGGTGGTCGACGAGACCATCGCCGACATCGCGCTCGACGTGCCCGCGCCCGCCCCGACGGCCTCGCTCGCGCCGCGCGGCGGGGCCGATCACGTGGTGACCATCGGCTCGCTGAGCAAGACCCACTGGGGCGGGCTGCGGGTCGGGTGGATCCGGGCCACCGCCAAGATGATCACGGAGCTGACGGCGGTACGGGTGGCGGTCGACATGACCGGCTCGGTCCTGGACCAGCTGGTGGCGCTCCCGCTGCTGGAAGGCCTGGAGCGGACCCTGCCCGCGCGGCTGGAGCAGGTGCGCGGGCAGCGGGCGGCACTGATCGCCTCGCTGGAGCGGCACACCCCGGAATGGTCCTGGCAGGTGCCGCCGGGCGGACTCTCGCTCTGGGTCGACCTGGGCGAGCCGGTCAGCTCCGCGCTGGCGGACCGGGCCGCGGCGGCCGGCGTCAACATCGGCCGGGGCGCGCGCTTCGGAGTGGACCCCGGAACCTTCGAACACCGGCTGCGCATCCCGTACACGCTCCCGGCGCAGTGGCTGGACGAGGGCGTACGAAGACTGGCGGAGGCCTTCCACGGAGGCGTGCCGCTGCCTTCGGCGGTGGAGCGGCCGTACTGGGTGGCGTAG
- a CDS encoding nucleotidyltransferase family protein, translating into MIAGLLLAAGGGRRLGGRPKALLAYRGRPLVENAVRVLREAGCGPLHVVLGASAAEVRERADLSGCVVSDNPDWAEGMGSSLRVGLASLAGTGARAALVSLVDQPGIGPEAVARVRAAYRSPASLVAAAYDGERGHPVLFGADRWPDIVATATGDKGARTHLTKYATELTLVECGDVAEAFDIDTPPDLARLA; encoded by the coding sequence GTGATCGCCGGTCTCCTGCTCGCGGCCGGCGGCGGCCGGCGCCTCGGCGGCCGCCCGAAGGCCCTGCTGGCCTACCGGGGCCGCCCGCTGGTGGAGAACGCCGTACGGGTCCTGCGCGAGGCCGGCTGCGGCCCGCTGCACGTGGTGCTCGGCGCCTCCGCGGCCGAGGTGCGCGAGCGGGCCGACCTGAGCGGCTGCGTGGTGAGCGACAACCCGGACTGGGCCGAGGGCATGGGCTCCTCCCTGCGCGTCGGCCTCGCCTCGCTGGCCGGTACGGGCGCCCGCGCGGCCCTGGTCTCCCTGGTGGACCAGCCGGGCATCGGCCCGGAGGCGGTGGCCCGGGTCCGGGCCGCCTACCGCTCCCCGGCGAGCCTGGTCGCGGCGGCCTACGACGGCGAGCGCGGGCACCCGGTGCTGTTCGGGGCGGACCGCTGGCCGGACATCGTGGCGACGGCCACGGGCGACAAGGGCGCGCGGACGCACCTGACGAAGTACGCGACGGAGCTCACCCTGGTCGAGTGCGGGGACGTCGCGGAGGCCTTCGACATCGACACCCCGCCCGACCTGGCACGACTCGCCTGA
- the aceB gene encoding malate synthase A translates to MSAPAPSSLAIVDAEPLPRQDEVLTDAALAFVAELHRRFAPRRAELLARRAVRRAEIARTSTLDFLPDTAQVREGDWKVAPAPAALNDRRVEITGPTDRKMTINALNSGAKVWLADFEDASAPTWENVVLGQLNLIDAYERRIDFTDARTGKAYALKPAEELATVVMRPRGWHLEERHLQFEGGPASGSLVDFGLYFFHNAKRLIELGKGPYFYLPKTESHLEARLWNEIFVFAQDYVGIPQGTVRATVLIETITAAYEMDEILFELRDHAAGLNAGRWDYLFSIVKNFRDGGEKFVLPDRNAVTMTAPFMRAYTELLVKTCHKRGAHAIGGMAAFIPSRKDAEINKVAFEKVKADKDREAGDGFDGSWVAHPDLVPIAMASFDAVLGEKPNQKDRLREDVHVAAGELIAIDSLDAKPTYDGLRNAVQVGIRYIEAWLRGLGAVGIFGLMEDAATAEISRSQIWQWINAGVVFENGKLATADLAREVAAAELAAIRAEVGEEAFTSGKWQQAHDLLLQVSLDADYADFLTLPAYDQLVG, encoded by the coding sequence ATGTCCGCACCAGCGCCGTCATCGCTGGCCATCGTCGACGCCGAGCCCCTGCCCCGGCAGGACGAGGTCCTCACCGACGCGGCTCTCGCCTTCGTCGCGGAGCTCCACCGGCGGTTCGCCCCCCGCCGCGCCGAGCTCCTCGCCCGCCGCGCCGTGCGCCGCGCCGAGATCGCCCGCACTTCCACGCTCGACTTCCTCCCGGACACCGCACAGGTCCGCGAGGGCGACTGGAAGGTGGCGCCGGCCCCGGCCGCGCTGAACGACCGCCGTGTGGAGATCACCGGTCCGACGGACCGCAAGATGACCATCAACGCCCTGAACTCGGGCGCCAAGGTCTGGCTCGCAGACTTCGAGGACGCCTCGGCTCCCACCTGGGAGAACGTGGTCCTCGGCCAGCTCAACCTGATCGACGCCTACGAGCGCCGCATCGACTTCACCGACGCCCGCACCGGCAAGGCCTACGCCCTCAAGCCCGCCGAGGAGCTCGCCACCGTCGTGATGCGCCCCCGCGGCTGGCACCTGGAGGAGCGCCACCTGCAGTTCGAGGGCGGCCCGGCCTCCGGCTCCCTGGTCGACTTCGGCCTGTACTTCTTCCACAACGCCAAGCGCCTGATCGAGCTCGGCAAGGGCCCGTACTTCTACCTGCCGAAGACCGAGTCCCACCTGGAGGCACGCCTCTGGAACGAGATCTTCGTCTTCGCCCAGGACTACGTCGGCATCCCGCAGGGCACCGTCCGCGCGACCGTCCTGATCGAGACGATCACGGCCGCGTACGAGATGGACGAGATCCTCTTCGAGCTGCGGGACCACGCGGCGGGCCTGAACGCCGGCCGCTGGGACTACCTCTTCTCCATCGTCAAGAACTTCCGTGACGGCGGCGAGAAGTTCGTCCTGCCGGACCGCAACGCGGTGACGATGACCGCCCCCTTCATGCGGGCGTACACCGAACTCCTCGTCAAGACCTGCCACAAGCGCGGCGCGCACGCCATCGGCGGCATGGCGGCCTTCATCCCGTCCCGCAAGGACGCCGAGATCAACAAGGTCGCCTTCGAGAAGGTCAAGGCCGACAAGGACCGCGAGGCCGGCGACGGCTTCGACGGCTCCTGGGTCGCCCACCCCGACCTGGTCCCGATCGCGATGGCCTCCTTCGACGCCGTCCTGGGCGAGAAGCCCAACCAGAAGGACCGCCTCCGCGAGGACGTCCACGTCGCCGCCGGCGAGCTCATCGCGATCGACTCCCTGGACGCGAAGCCCACGTACGACGGTCTGCGCAACGCCGTCCAGGTCGGCATCCGCTACATCGAGGCGTGGCTGCGCGGCCTCGGCGCCGTCGGCATCTTCGGTCTGATGGAGGACGCCGCCACCGCCGAGATCTCGCGCTCGCAGATCTGGCAGTGGATCAACGCCGGCGTGGTCTTCGAGAACGGCAAGCTCGCCACCGCCGACCTCGCCCGCGAGGTCGCGGCCGCCGAACTCGCCGCGATCCGCGCCGAGGTCGGCGAGGAGGCCTTCACCTCCGGCAAGTGGCAGCAGGCCCACGACCTCCTGCTCCAGGTCTCCCTCGACGCCGACTACGCGGACTTCCTCACCCTCCCCGCGTACGACCAGCTCGTCGGCTGA
- a CDS encoding MTH938/NDUFAF3 family protein: protein MTVRGARPSLYISVDIEADGPIPGPYSMISFGAAVAGRQDGASYTAADPERDTFYRELRPISEAFVPEALAVSGLDRDRLLREGAEPAAAMAEFRAWVRAVSAGAQPVMCAYPASFDWTFLYWYLMNFGGDSPFGHSGCLDMKTLYAAKARVPLRAAVKGRMPSELLSRRPHTHHALDDAVEQAELMSNLMAWVAPVRSPLVTHLDWGRMEVEGLPAGKDFVLYPGGGRSWDWGEHGTRHEPGIQPADVAELLDRGCTVVVLSRGMELRLGAMPDALRMLRDAGVEVHVEETTAAVALYNRLAATERVGGLFHSTC from the coding sequence ATGACAGTCCGCGGCGCGCGTCCCAGTCTCTACATCTCGGTCGATATCGAGGCCGACGGACCCATCCCCGGGCCGTACTCGATGATCAGCTTCGGGGCCGCCGTGGCGGGGCGGCAGGACGGGGCTTCGTATACCGCCGCCGATCCGGAACGGGACACCTTCTACCGGGAGTTGCGGCCGATCAGCGAGGCGTTCGTGCCGGAGGCGCTCGCGGTCAGCGGCCTGGACCGGGACCGGCTGCTGCGCGAGGGCGCCGAACCGGCCGCCGCCATGGCGGAGTTCCGCGCGTGGGTGCGGGCGGTCTCGGCGGGGGCCCAGCCGGTGATGTGCGCGTACCCGGCCTCCTTCGACTGGACCTTCCTGTACTGGTACCTGATGAACTTCGGCGGCGACAGCCCCTTCGGCCACTCGGGCTGCCTGGACATGAAGACCCTCTACGCGGCCAAGGCCCGGGTCCCGCTCCGCGCCGCCGTCAAGGGACGCATGCCGAGCGAGCTGCTCTCCCGGCGGCCGCACACCCATCACGCGCTGGACGACGCGGTCGAGCAGGCCGAGCTGATGAGCAACCTGATGGCGTGGGTGGCGCCCGTCCGCTCCCCTCTGGTCACGCATCTCGACTGGGGCCGCATGGAGGTGGAGGGCCTCCCGGCCGGGAAGGACTTCGTGCTGTACCCGGGTGGTGGCCGCTCCTGGGACTGGGGCGAGCACGGCACCCGGCACGAGCCCGGCATCCAGCCCGCCGACGTGGCCGAACTCCTCGACCGGGGCTGCACGGTGGTCGTCCTCAGCCGCGGGATGGAGCTGCGGCTCGGCGCCATGCCGGACGCGCTGCGGATGCTCCGGGACGCCGGGGTGGAGGTGCACGTCGAGGAGACGACCGCCGCGGTCGCGCTCTACAACCGGCTGGCCGCCACCGAGCGCGTGGGCGGGCTCTTCCACTCGACCTGCTGA
- a CDS encoding ATP-binding protein has translation MGEAGSGVRQAVPAELSSFIGRERELTTLASLLATERLVTLTGPAGIGKTRLAVRTVRTLGDSEGLDVVWADLAALPERCWEGLAAELAERLAGRAALLVLDGCEQLGEAGAGLAAELLRLPGLRILATSQRRLRIAGEAVLAVPPLSVPTAPSVQPLAPAPPVPPGHGQPEPARRFPVADVAGYAAVRLFEERARGADPFFELTDRNAAAVAALCRALDGIPGALELAAGRSHQYAPAQALRRLGSDPLGFLAGGAGRSTRGDAERSLRLASPAERLLWERLSVFAGSFDRAAVAEVCGFGALTPDTAVEALLRLAPGLLADAGQGRYRLPLSVRAYAARRLAHGPAGDGATTARRHRERSRVVAERAARLWRAGAQREARALALRELPELRAAMNPLAAGGPGAALEIAVSLWFLWTACGMAAEGRRHVERALAVHPAPRPARALWLAAWLVAAFGESDGADPLLVEAWTAAVYEGEDTCLAYLAHLRGTIALWEGRYEAAAEEYREGLELLPVDPGFGPGRHALRAAHTLAVARTDPAAVPVEEDPRDGRPGGSQGGSPDGSQGGSPEDSQGGSPEAAQRGPRDSPAPGDLWARSWLSYAHALVQRHAGRPARARGELLSALRTQFALDDTLGQAFSVELLAELEADQGRYAEAARLLGAVSRTRPRAAPAPRVQHTVRTRLTPQAFRAAYTSGARTPLRELLPELPG, from the coding sequence GTGGGGGAGGCCGGCTCGGGCGTGCGGCAGGCGGTGCCCGCCGAATTGTCGAGCTTCATCGGGCGGGAGCGGGAGCTCACGACCCTCGCCTCCCTGCTCGCCACGGAACGCCTGGTCACACTCACCGGACCGGCCGGCATCGGCAAGACCCGGCTCGCGGTGCGCACGGTCCGCACCCTGGGCGACAGCGAGGGCCTGGACGTCGTCTGGGCGGACCTCGCGGCACTGCCCGAGCGGTGCTGGGAAGGTCTCGCGGCGGAGCTCGCCGAACGGCTCGCGGGGCGTGCGGCGCTGCTCGTGCTCGACGGCTGCGAACAGCTGGGGGAGGCCGGAGCGGGGCTCGCGGCCGAACTGCTGCGGCTGCCGGGGCTACGGATTCTGGCCACCTCGCAGCGGCGGCTGCGGATCGCGGGGGAGGCGGTGCTCGCCGTACCGCCCCTGTCGGTGCCGACCGCGCCCTCCGTGCAGCCGCTGGCCCCGGCGCCGCCGGTCCCGCCGGGGCACGGTCAGCCCGAGCCCGCGCGGCGGTTCCCGGTCGCCGACGTCGCCGGCTACGCGGCCGTACGCCTCTTCGAGGAGCGGGCGCGCGGCGCGGACCCCTTCTTCGAGCTGACCGACCGCAACGCGGCCGCCGTGGCCGCGCTGTGCCGGGCGCTCGACGGGATCCCCGGCGCACTGGAGCTCGCGGCGGGGCGCTCGCACCAGTACGCGCCCGCGCAGGCGCTCCGCAGACTCGGCTCCGACCCGCTGGGCTTCCTCGCGGGCGGCGCCGGCCGCAGCACCCGGGGCGACGCGGAGCGCTCGCTCCGGCTGGCCTCGCCCGCCGAACGCCTGCTCTGGGAGCGGCTCTCCGTCTTCGCCGGATCCTTCGACCGGGCGGCCGTCGCCGAGGTCTGCGGTTTCGGGGCACTGACCCCGGACACCGCCGTCGAGGCGCTGCTCCGGCTGGCCCCGGGCCTGCTCGCGGACGCCGGTCAGGGCCGCTACCGGCTACCGCTGTCCGTACGGGCGTACGCGGCCCGGCGGCTCGCGCACGGACCCGCCGGGGACGGCGCGACGACGGCCCGGCGCCACCGCGAACGCTCCCGGGTGGTGGCGGAGCGGGCCGCGCGGCTGTGGCGCGCCGGCGCGCAGCGGGAGGCGCGCGCCCTCGCGCTGCGGGAACTTCCCGAGCTGCGCGCGGCGATGAACCCGCTCGCAGCGGGAGGGCCGGGCGCGGCCCTGGAGATCGCGGTGTCCCTGTGGTTCCTGTGGACCGCCTGCGGGATGGCCGCGGAGGGGCGCCGGCACGTGGAACGGGCCCTGGCCGTGCATCCCGCGCCCCGGCCCGCCCGGGCGCTGTGGCTCGCGGCCTGGCTGGTCGCCGCGTTCGGGGAGTCGGACGGGGCGGATCCGCTGCTGGTGGAGGCGTGGACCGCGGCCGTGTACGAGGGGGAGGACACCTGCCTGGCGTACCTCGCGCACCTGCGCGGGACGATCGCGCTGTGGGAGGGCCGGTACGAGGCCGCCGCGGAGGAATACCGGGAGGGCCTGGAACTCCTGCCGGTGGATCCCGGGTTCGGCCCCGGCCGGCACGCCCTGCGGGCCGCACACACCCTGGCGGTCGCCCGTACGGACCCGGCCGCGGTCCCGGTCGAGGAGGACCCGCGGGACGGCCGGCCGGGCGGCTCGCAGGGCGGCTCACCGGACGGCTCGCAGGGCGGCTCACCGGAAGACTCGCAGGGCGGCTCACCGGAAGCCGCACAGCGCGGCCCGCGGGACTCCCCGGCCCCGGGCGATCTGTGGGCCCGCTCCTGGCTGAGCTACGCCCACGCCCTGGTGCAGCGCCACGCGGGCCGCCCGGCACGGGCCCGGGGCGAGCTGCTGAGCGCGCTGCGGACCCAGTTCGCACTGGACGACACGCTCGGGCAGGCCTTCTCGGTGGAGCTCCTCGCCGAACTGGAGGCGGACCAGGGCCGCTACGCCGAAGCCGCCCGCCTCCTCGGCGCGGTCTCCCGCACCCGCCCGCGCGCGGCCCCGGCCCCCCGCGTCCAGCACACGGTCCGCACCCGCCTCACCCCGCAGGCCTTCCGCGCGGCCTATACCTCCGGCGCCCGCACCCCGCTGCGCGAACTCCTGCCGGAGCTGCCCGGCTGA
- a CDS encoding Lrp/AsnC family transcriptional regulator yields the protein MNSAISAIDDTDRALVHALQLAPRASWELLGPVLGARPDTLARRWERLTGSGEAWLSGLGLRTGVTKPCMAWVEVTCTAGTSPSVGDALVADPHALGVEHTTGSRDLLVFVAVPDLPTLYSYLSSRVQRIPGVVGTRTSMVTAVHYAPDRWRLDQLTPGQIGLLTRRTRRTRRPASAAQDRPAVAPLQAEDRPLVLALASDARRTVASLAREFAMSETTVRRRLARLEGGQSLRYSCALASGLSGWPVSATLWAEASEFELADCAAVAAGLRETRICMSVSGPWNFMISARLRTVEDLSRYTAELTRRLPGLRVTDSAVALQVRKTEAQELDRRGHRVRTVIPDIWSAPVSTDTA from the coding sequence ATGAACTCGGCCATTTCCGCCATCGACGACACGGACCGGGCACTCGTCCACGCGCTCCAGCTCGCACCCCGCGCGAGCTGGGAGCTGCTGGGTCCGGTGCTCGGCGCCCGCCCGGACACCCTGGCGCGCCGCTGGGAGCGGCTCACCGGGTCCGGCGAGGCGTGGCTGAGCGGACTCGGCCTGCGCACCGGCGTCACGAAGCCCTGCATGGCGTGGGTGGAGGTCACGTGCACCGCGGGCACCTCGCCCTCGGTGGGGGACGCGCTCGTCGCGGATCCGCACGCCCTGGGGGTCGAACACACCACCGGGAGCAGGGACCTGCTCGTCTTCGTGGCCGTACCCGACCTGCCGACGCTGTACTCCTACCTGTCCTCCCGGGTGCAGCGAATCCCGGGCGTGGTCGGCACCCGCACCTCGATGGTGACGGCGGTGCACTACGCCCCCGACCGCTGGCGCCTGGACCAGCTGACCCCGGGTCAGATAGGCCTGCTGACCCGGCGGACCCGGCGGACCCGGCGGCCGGCTTCCGCGGCCCAGGACCGGCCGGCGGTGGCGCCGCTCCAGGCGGAGGACCGGCCGCTGGTCCTGGCCCTGGCCTCGGACGCGCGGCGCACCGTGGCCTCGCTGGCCCGGGAGTTCGCGATGAGCGAGACGACCGTACGGCGCCGCCTCGCGCGGCTGGAGGGCGGGCAGAGCCTGCGCTACAGCTGCGCGCTGGCCTCCGGGCTGTCGGGATGGCCGGTCTCGGCGACGCTGTGGGCGGAGGCCTCCGAATTCGAGCTCGCCGACTGCGCGGCGGTGGCCGCGGGGCTGCGCGAGACCCGTATCTGCATGTCCGTCAGCGGCCCCTGGAACTTCATGATCAGCGCCCGGCTGCGCACGGTGGAGGACCTGTCCCGCTACACGGCGGAGCTCACCCGGCGGCTGCCGGGCCTGCGCGTCACCGACTCGGCGGTGGCCCTCCAGGTCCGCAAGACGGAGGCCCAGGAACTGGACCGCCGCGGCCACCGCGTGCGCACGGTCATCCCGGACATCTGGTCGGCCCCGGTTTCCACCGACACGGCCTGA